The following are from one region of the Alkalimarinus sediminis genome:
- the tviB gene encoding Vi polysaccharide biosynthesis UDP-N-acetylglucosamine C-6 dehydrogenase TviB, giving the protein MKDLNSINICLVGLGYVGLPLAVEFGKKYKTVGFDINQPRIKELQSGIDSTLEVEPELLESATQLQFTSSSEDIKDCNVFIVTVPTPIDEFKTPDLTPLISSSKAIGAVLKKGDIVIYESTVYPGATEEECIPVLEAISGLKYNVDFFAGYSPERINPGDKEHRVTNILKVTSGSNAETAEFVDKLYQSVITAGTHLASSIRVAEAAKVIENTQRDVNIALVNELSLIFNKLNIDTLEVLEAAGTKWNFLPFRPGLVGGHCIGVDPYYLTHKAQAIGYHPEVILSGRRINDQMGAHIASSAVKLMMKKKIHVVDSKILILGLTFKENCPDIRNTRVVDIIEELNTYHANVDIFDPWANSDQVKEEYGYNLIEKPQDDTYDAIILAVSHDQFKEMGTEAIKALGKKESIVYDVKSILDKDIIDSRL; this is encoded by the coding sequence ATGAAGGATCTAAACAGCATAAATATATGCTTAGTCGGACTTGGTTACGTTGGCCTTCCACTCGCCGTTGAGTTTGGAAAGAAATATAAAACGGTTGGCTTCGATATTAATCAACCACGCATCAAAGAGCTTCAGAGCGGCATTGACTCAACGCTTGAAGTAGAACCTGAACTATTAGAATCAGCCACCCAGTTACAATTCACCAGCTCGAGTGAAGACATTAAAGATTGCAATGTATTCATCGTTACCGTACCCACCCCAATTGATGAATTTAAAACACCTGATTTAACCCCCTTGATAAGCTCAAGCAAAGCCATCGGTGCAGTACTTAAAAAGGGTGACATCGTTATATATGAGTCAACGGTTTACCCTGGCGCTACAGAAGAAGAGTGCATCCCGGTTTTAGAAGCCATTTCTGGCCTTAAGTATAATGTCGACTTTTTTGCCGGTTATAGCCCGGAGCGTATCAACCCGGGCGACAAAGAACACCGTGTCACCAATATTTTAAAGGTAACGTCTGGCTCTAACGCTGAAACAGCGGAGTTTGTGGACAAGCTGTATCAGTCAGTCATCACCGCAGGAACCCATCTAGCAAGCAGCATACGCGTAGCAGAAGCGGCAAAGGTCATCGAGAATACCCAACGCGACGTTAACATAGCACTCGTCAATGAACTCTCTTTGATATTTAACAAACTCAACATTGATACTCTTGAAGTGCTAGAAGCAGCCGGAACCAAGTGGAACTTTTTACCATTTAGGCCTGGACTTGTCGGGGGCCACTGTATTGGTGTTGATCCATACTACCTGACCCATAAAGCACAAGCGATCGGCTACCACCCTGAAGTCATATTATCTGGCAGGCGCATAAATGACCAAATGGGCGCTCATATCGCCAGCTCTGCCGTTAAGCTAATGATGAAGAAAAAGATTCACGTTGTTGACTCTAAAATACTAATTCTTGGCCTCACTTTTAAAGAGAACTGTCCGGACATCCGCAACACCAGAGTTGTTGATATTATTGAAGAACTCAACACCTACCATGCCAATGTCGATATTTTTGACCCTTGGGCAAATAGCGACCAAGTAAAAGAAGAGTATGGCTACAACCTAATCGAAAAACCTCAAGATGACACTTATGACGCGATAATACTGGCAGTGTCTCATGACCAATTCAAAGAGATGGGTACTGAGGCCATTAAAGCGCTCGGCAAAAAAGAATCTATAGTCTACGATGTTAAATCTATACTAGACAAAGACATTATCGACTCTAGGCTATAA
- a CDS encoding TIGR03013 family XrtA/PEP-CTERM system glycosyltransferase codes for MAHIRVFKHYVHLPFIMLGLIDFTVLMASFYLSAFFLFFTHIGLFVEYWDQVLYSAIFYTLLIQLIMIATGVYESQIEEGLSGMMLRSILSIIIAIAMLSFFVYISGDTLWYFTKGQLSLASVLAVFSIGIFRAIFFLFAHEGLFKRRVLVLGAGHRARNLATDLTAPLDRKGFDIVGYIPMPDEEVKVGRQHLLNVPNNIQQYVEANNIEEIVVAVDDRRKTLPLDDLLNCKMVGINVIDGSTFYERESKKVPLEMIQPSWMIFSDGFNVGRLNAVIRRTFDIIASLLLLAVSWPLMLLTILCIKLEEGIRAPVIYSQERVGLNGRSFFVHKFRSMRTDAEKKGEAIWAQKNDTRVTKVGEFIRKVRIDELPQIFNVLVGDMSFVGPRPERPVFVNQLSENIPYYSERHRVKPGITGWAQLCFAYADSEEDSREKLQYDLYYIKNQSLLLDILILIQTVEVVLFKKGSR; via the coding sequence GTGGCTCATATCAGAGTTTTCAAGCACTACGTCCACCTTCCCTTTATTATGCTCGGCCTGATCGATTTTACCGTATTGATGGCCTCCTTCTACCTTTCTGCATTTTTCTTATTTTTTACCCATATTGGGTTGTTTGTCGAATATTGGGACCAGGTTCTATACTCCGCCATTTTTTATACTTTGCTCATTCAGCTTATTATGATTGCAACGGGCGTTTATGAATCTCAGATAGAAGAAGGGTTGAGCGGTATGATGCTCAGAAGTATTCTGAGTATTATTATCGCAATCGCCATGTTGTCGTTTTTTGTTTATATCTCTGGAGATACGCTTTGGTACTTTACCAAGGGGCAGTTATCGCTAGCGTCTGTGTTGGCAGTCTTCAGTATTGGTATTTTTCGTGCAATATTCTTCTTGTTTGCTCATGAAGGGCTGTTTAAGCGTCGTGTATTAGTGCTAGGTGCAGGTCATCGAGCCAGAAACCTTGCTACAGATCTTACAGCACCTCTCGATCGTAAAGGGTTCGATATTGTTGGGTATATTCCTATGCCTGATGAAGAGGTAAAAGTTGGTAGACAACATTTGTTAAACGTACCGAATAATATCCAGCAATATGTAGAAGCAAACAACATAGAAGAGATAGTGGTCGCCGTTGATGACCGACGAAAAACACTGCCTCTAGATGATTTGCTTAACTGTAAGATGGTCGGTATAAATGTAATAGATGGTTCGACCTTTTATGAGCGAGAAAGTAAAAAAGTTCCGTTAGAAATGATACAGCCAAGCTGGATGATTTTCTCCGACGGTTTTAATGTTGGTCGCCTCAATGCAGTAATCAGGCGCACCTTTGATATTATTGCAAGCTTGTTGTTATTGGCGGTCTCATGGCCGCTAATGTTGTTGACTATCCTGTGTATAAAGCTAGAAGAGGGTATTAGAGCGCCTGTTATTTATAGCCAGGAGCGAGTAGGTTTAAATGGCCGGTCGTTTTTTGTTCATAAATTCCGAAGTATGAGAACCGATGCCGAGAAAAAAGGTGAAGCTATTTGGGCTCAGAAAAACGATACCCGTGTTACTAAAGTTGGCGAATTTATAAGAAAAGTTAGAATAGATGAGTTGCCCCAGATTTTTAACGTGCTAGTCGGCGATATGTCGTTTGTGGGGCCAAGACCAGAAAGACCGGTTTTCGTCAATCAATTGAGCGAAAACATACCTTATTACAGTGAGCGGCACCGTGTTAAACCGGGTATAACGGGGTGGGCTCAGCTATGTTTTGCTTATGCAGATAGCGAAGAGGATAGTAGAGAAAAGTTACAATATGATCTTTACTACATTAAGAATCAGAGTTTGCTGCTTGATATACTGATACTTATACAAACAGTAGAAGTCGTGTTGTTTAAAAAAGGCTCGCGTTAA
- a CDS encoding XrtA/PEP-CTERM system exopolysaccharide export protein, whose protein sequence is MKRNTLNVALLSGVIALTGCAGNQFSSEEQIQQALNSKAELITEYKLGPTDVVSINVWRNSDLSISVPVRPDGMISVPLVGDIAASGKTPEQLAADVADAISEFVKTPKVSVVVTNMGSYEYVGRVRVTGAVNSSISVPYREGMTIMDLVLNAGGLNDFAAGNGAGLYRKVGDTVVAIPVKLDDILLKGDISTNYTVNPGDIITVPEKTF, encoded by the coding sequence ATGAAAAGGAATACATTAAACGTTGCGCTTTTGTCCGGTGTTATTGCGCTGACAGGTTGTGCAGGCAATCAGTTTTCATCAGAAGAACAAATACAGCAAGCGTTAAACTCAAAGGCAGAGTTAATAACTGAATACAAATTAGGCCCCACAGATGTTGTAAGCATTAATGTCTGGCGTAATTCTGATCTATCTATCAGCGTACCCGTAAGACCTGACGGCATGATTTCTGTGCCTTTGGTTGGAGATATCGCGGCTAGTGGTAAAACCCCTGAGCAGTTAGCGGCTGACGTAGCAGATGCTATTTCCGAATTTGTTAAGACCCCTAAAGTAAGTGTAGTTGTGACCAATATGGGTAGTTACGAATATGTGGGTCGAGTAAGGGTGACGGGAGCAGTTAATAGTTCAATTTCTGTCCCTTATCGTGAAGGTATGACCATTATGGATCTCGTGCTTAATGCAGGAGGGCTAAACGATTTTGCTGCAGGCAACGGTGCAGGGTTGTATCGTAAGGTGGGTGATACAGTTGTGGCCATTCCAGTAAAATTAGATGATATTTTGCTAAAAGGCGATATCTCCACCAACTACACGGTAAACCCTGGTGATATTATCACTGTCCCTGAAAAAACGTTTTAA
- a CDS encoding XrtA system polysaccharide chain length determinant — protein sequence MQAPLGSVLREVVRELRERKWSCLIVFMLVSAIGLLVGMFWPHQYSASVTIYIDDQNIITPLMKGSAVQAKSKDKVAEATEIILGRKSLGRLVDYIEVSQQKEFDEAQREREILRLRSAIKIRKKGKQFFEITYTDRKPDVAFLVTQKIGQLFLEVQEENRREESRNAYAFVDKQVKAYQSQLSQSEERLRQFLTQNADGTESGVQNKISQLKSQIELAELQLEELVSQRESIAKQLRGVNASISNKVVSDKNNERIKALEDRLEVLQLSYHDSYPDIVALKKQIEGIVEESKNNKGKSTGEEETVSYENPLYVELSSQRAKTETAIIAVKTRIDSLNNLLNKTMLRMEKVQQNKAELAELTRDTDVNRNIYNDLLRRRETARVSMHLSSEGQGVTYAVHDPAVYPLKPKGPQFIHFALASILLGALAPIGLAGVYVQLDPRIRDASTIQENIGIPVLATIGKVTTPREHRKERFKTIVIFIIGGCFVTLYLVVGWLKYTGVINA from the coding sequence ATGCAAGCGCCTTTGGGTAGTGTTTTAAGGGAAGTTGTACGCGAGCTTCGAGAGCGAAAATGGTCTTGTTTGATCGTGTTTATGCTCGTGAGTGCGATAGGCCTTCTAGTTGGTATGTTTTGGCCACATCAATATAGTGCGTCGGTGACTATTTATATCGATGATCAAAATATCATTACACCATTGATGAAGGGCTCTGCAGTGCAGGCTAAGTCAAAAGATAAGGTTGCCGAAGCTACTGAGATAATATTAGGCCGAAAGAGTTTAGGGCGTTTAGTCGATTATATCGAAGTCTCTCAGCAAAAGGAGTTTGACGAAGCTCAGCGTGAACGCGAAATACTACGTTTAAGAAGTGCTATTAAAATCAGGAAAAAGGGCAAGCAGTTTTTTGAAATAACCTATACCGATAGAAAGCCAGATGTCGCATTTTTGGTTACGCAAAAAATTGGTCAATTGTTTCTTGAAGTACAAGAAGAAAACCGAAGAGAAGAGAGCAGAAACGCTTACGCTTTTGTTGATAAGCAAGTCAAAGCATATCAGTCTCAACTTAGTCAGTCAGAAGAAAGATTAAGGCAGTTTTTGACTCAGAATGCAGATGGAACAGAATCAGGTGTACAGAATAAAATCTCGCAGTTGAAGTCCCAAATTGAGTTGGCAGAGTTACAGCTTGAAGAACTTGTATCTCAGCGTGAGTCTATTGCGAAACAGTTAAGAGGCGTTAATGCGTCAATTTCTAACAAAGTGGTTTCCGATAAAAACAATGAACGTATAAAAGCCCTTGAGGATCGGTTAGAGGTTCTACAACTCTCTTATCATGACTCCTACCCAGACATTGTCGCCCTTAAAAAGCAAATTGAGGGTATAGTAGAAGAGTCTAAGAATAACAAAGGTAAATCAACAGGCGAAGAGGAGACAGTAAGCTACGAAAACCCTCTCTATGTTGAATTATCTAGTCAGCGTGCAAAGACCGAAACGGCCATAATAGCGGTTAAAACGCGTATAGATTCTTTGAATAACTTGCTGAACAAGACAATGTTAAGAATGGAGAAGGTCCAGCAGAATAAAGCAGAGCTGGCAGAGCTTACACGTGATACTGACGTAAACCGTAATATTTATAATGACCTACTAAGGCGAAGAGAAACAGCGAGGGTGTCTATGCATCTGAGCTCAGAGGGGCAAGGGGTTACTTATGCGGTTCATGATCCAGCGGTTTATCCTTTAAAACCAAAAGGCCCTCAGTTCATTCATTTTGCGTTAGCGTCTATTTTGTTGGGTGCCCTAGCGCCAATTGGTCTGGCGGGTGTTTATGTCCAGCTAGACCCAAGAATCCGTGACGCGTCGACTATTCAAGAAAACATTGGTATACCTGTTTTAGCAACCATCGGCAAAGTAACTACTCCGAGGGAGCATAGAAAAGAGCGTTTTAAAACCATTGTAATCTTTATAATCGGTGGGTGCTTTGTAACGCTCTATTTAGTGGTTGGCTGGTTAAAGTACACAGGAGTTATCAATGCGTAA
- a CDS encoding polysaccharide biosynthesis protein, protein MRKDADDQNYSDDKAKDSTENPYEAYDLERQSDFLERSKVLVPSSMELGTGGVEKYIISKQIAKMDEPRTLSKDDLIEKKIIFPDSPDKVTVNKFRGLRTKILEKSGNNNFALLVTSTSEGGGASFVSLNLAAAFAFDSGKTALLIDCNLRQPTLHSRLDLIPDVGLTDFLNDPNMDIASIIYPTGIPRLRFIPAGSRAEFAGEYFSSFRMKQFLHALRKRYPDRYIIIDAPDFETSPDSRILSDLCDYSMLVVPHGEAGETEVADVASSFNKDKLLGVVING, encoded by the coding sequence ATGCGTAAGGATGCAGACGATCAGAATTACTCTGATGATAAAGCTAAAGACTCTACTGAAAACCCCTACGAAGCATATGATCTTGAACGTCAGTCTGACTTTTTAGAACGCTCCAAGGTTCTTGTACCCAGCTCTATGGAACTTGGTACTGGTGGTGTCGAGAAGTATATCATCAGCAAGCAAATTGCTAAGATGGATGAGCCAAGAACGCTCAGCAAAGATGACTTAATAGAAAAAAAGATCATCTTTCCAGATTCACCAGACAAAGTAACCGTGAATAAATTTCGTGGGCTGAGAACAAAAATTCTCGAAAAGAGTGGAAATAATAACTTCGCCCTTTTGGTGACCTCAACGAGTGAAGGGGGGGGCGCCTCGTTTGTTTCGCTAAATTTGGCGGCGGCCTTTGCGTTTGACTCAGGTAAAACAGCACTGTTGATAGATTGTAACCTCAGACAACCGACACTCCACAGCCGTCTGGATTTAATCCCAGATGTCGGTTTGACTGATTTTCTAAATGACCCAAATATGGATATTGCCAGTATCATATATCCAACGGGTATCCCACGGTTACGTTTTATTCCGGCTGGTTCCCGGGCAGAATTTGCCGGAGAATACTTCTCATCGTTTAGAATGAAACAGTTTTTACACGCACTAAGAAAGCGTTATCCCGACCGTTACATTATTATCGATGCGCCTGACTTTGAGACATCTCCTGATTCTCGTATTCTGTCAGATTTGTGTGATTATTCGATGTTGGTGGTGCCTCATGGAGAGGCAGGAGAGACAGAAGTCGCTGATGTAGCATCTTCATTTAACAAGGATAAGTTATTAGGCGTGGTCATCAATGGATAA
- a CDS encoding outer membrane beta-barrel protein → MDKNTRSAPVFIKLINALFGLTIAVSTVANVNADPGTLELGLNTEYTDNARLSATGQESDFKNTASVSIDKSDQFGRLDSYIVGDLEYYTYANDTYANSLDANLLWDANYNIRPGSLTWGISDELSEVTIDSSQPDTPDNRTRRNIFTTGPAYTMNLSKTDFANFTAEYQRVDYQTDGDDNDRFNLFSSLTHLFTPQQQASVNYDWTKTLFGSERELYRNQVYLSYRYSYLQFYFDGSYGITHLKGRAGTATDETDSNTWNATLRTNLTRTSTLGLTYNRELNDTASGFDQRYNDSVINLTETSVVLLTEWSLLYTKNFSNNSALDGRIFHNVSEYLISSSDEERNGVEIGYSYPLLHRLTVGLNAEYQQIDYNPSARTDDKYDLSVGTSYEYIRNLFFTAEIARTQQDSNSPINEYEENRVSIGVRYLPSF, encoded by the coding sequence ATGGATAAGAACACACGGTCAGCTCCTGTATTTATCAAGTTAATCAATGCGCTATTTGGTTTGACGATTGCAGTGTCGACAGTGGCTAACGTTAATGCTGACCCCGGTACACTTGAGCTCGGTCTTAACACCGAATATACCGATAATGCTCGACTATCTGCGACTGGGCAAGAGTCCGATTTTAAAAACACTGCGTCGGTTAGCATTGACAAAAGCGATCAATTTGGCCGCTTGGACTCATATATAGTCGGTGACCTTGAATACTATACCTACGCCAATGACACTTACGCCAATAGCCTTGACGCGAATCTGTTATGGGATGCTAACTATAATATTCGCCCAGGTTCACTCACTTGGGGGATCTCAGACGAACTAAGCGAAGTGACCATCGACTCATCACAGCCTGATACACCTGATAACCGAACCAGACGAAACATCTTTACGACTGGGCCAGCCTATACGATGAATTTAAGCAAAACAGACTTTGCAAATTTCACAGCTGAATACCAGAGAGTAGATTATCAAACCGATGGCGATGATAACGATCGTTTTAACCTTTTCTCGTCACTCACACATCTGTTCACTCCGCAACAGCAAGCGTCTGTCAATTACGATTGGACCAAAACACTTTTTGGTAGCGAAAGAGAGCTATACAGAAACCAAGTTTATCTATCTTATCGATACAGCTATCTGCAATTTTACTTTGACGGTTCTTACGGCATAACTCATCTAAAAGGGCGTGCAGGCACAGCAACGGATGAGACAGACTCCAATACTTGGAATGCAACTTTAAGAACAAATTTAACCCGTACCTCAACCCTGGGTTTAACCTATAATCGTGAATTAAACGATACCGCAAGCGGCTTTGACCAACGCTATAACGACTCGGTTATAAACCTAACTGAAACATCTGTGGTTTTGTTAACTGAGTGGTCACTGCTATATACCAAAAACTTCTCAAATAACTCAGCATTAGATGGTCGTATATTTCATAATGTAAGCGAATACTTGATTAGTAGCAGTGATGAAGAGAGAAACGGTGTAGAGATAGGTTATAGCTACCCGTTGCTTCATCGTCTTACCGTAGGTTTGAATGCCGAGTATCAGCAGATAGATTACAACCCCTCAGCGAGAACTGATGACAAGTATGACTTGAGCGTAGGTACCAGTTACGAATATATCCGTAACCTGTTCTTCACAGCAGAAATCGCGAGAACGCAACAGGATAGTAACTCACCCATTAACGAGTATGAAGAAAATAGAGTGTCGATAGGTGTTCGTTACCTTCCATCATTCTAG
- a CDS encoding XrtA system polysaccharide deacetylase, whose product MQGSQSKIKNALTIDVEDYFHVAALAKSIPTSKWDSLECRVEKNTDKLLELFASKNVKATFFTLGWVAERYPQIVKNIAAAGHEVASHGYSHQLIYSQTPKVFKEETHKSKVILEDITQQEIIGYRAASYSITNQSKWALDILCELGFKYDSSIFPVKHDLYGIPGSPRWPYNLTTDKNNSIVEFPISTFNIANYKLPIAGGGYFRLFPYWFTKLGLGSINRENEPFVFYLHPWEVDPEQPKVQASWFSMFRHYNNLDKCYARLERLMSDFNFTTVEDVLITKQLLQPRETQAAFNEGTL is encoded by the coding sequence TTGCAAGGATCGCAGTCAAAGATCAAAAATGCACTAACCATAGATGTTGAAGACTATTTTCATGTGGCTGCGCTTGCTAAAAGCATTCCTACCTCAAAATGGGATTCATTAGAGTGTCGAGTAGAGAAAAACACAGATAAATTACTCGAACTCTTCGCGTCTAAAAACGTAAAAGCAACATTCTTTACACTCGGCTGGGTAGCAGAACGATACCCCCAAATCGTAAAAAATATAGCAGCAGCCGGCCATGAAGTAGCCTCACACGGCTACAGTCACCAGTTGATTTATAGTCAAACGCCAAAAGTTTTTAAGGAAGAGACACACAAATCAAAAGTGATACTTGAAGATATTACCCAGCAAGAAATCATAGGGTACCGCGCTGCCAGCTACTCCATTACCAACCAGTCTAAATGGGCATTAGATATATTGTGCGAGCTTGGGTTTAAATATGACTCAAGTATCTTCCCGGTTAAACATGACCTTTATGGTATTCCGGGTAGTCCGCGTTGGCCTTATAACTTAACAACAGATAAGAACAATAGCATTGTAGAATTCCCCATTTCGACATTTAATATCGCTAATTACAAGTTGCCGATTGCTGGTGGCGGCTACTTTAGATTGTTTCCATACTGGTTTACTAAATTAGGGCTAGGTTCTATAAACCGAGAAAATGAGCCTTTTGTATTCTATCTCCACCCTTGGGAGGTCGATCCAGAACAACCTAAAGTCCAGGCGAGCTGGTTTTCTATGTTTAGGCACTATAACAACTTAGATAAGTGCTACGCACGTTTAGAGCGCTTAATGTCAGACTTTAACTTTACTACGGTAGAAGATGTTTTAATTACCAAACAACTTTTACAGCCTAGAGAAACACAGGCAGCATTTAACGAGGGCACACTGTAA
- a CDS encoding glycosyltransferase family 2 protein, whose amino-acid sequence METLFWFSLSLVVYIYIGYPIVIKLLAVKPKTIAADGAYQPTVSILIAAFNEEKEIESTIRNKMALDYPSDKLEIIVVSDESEDKTDEIVESIAAESSISIKLVRQVPRKGKTSGLNLIVPKATGDIIVFSDANSLYAPNALIELVKNFADMQVGYVTGKMVYTTEDGSLVGDGCSSYMKYENWLREQETQVGSIVGVDGGIDAMRRVLYEKLNADQLPDFVQPLKVAEKGYRVVYEPNALLKEEALDDPDREYSMRVRVSLRALWALHDMRQLLNPFKHGVFSFQLISHKLLRYLAFIPLIWVFLANLYILDEGGIYILAIIGQLSFYGLAYKGKQHTKDDDAPVYYTLPYYFTLLNVACLHATWRYIKGEKQVIWKPRAG is encoded by the coding sequence ATGGAAACGCTTTTTTGGTTCAGCTTATCCTTAGTGGTGTATATTTACATCGGTTATCCCATTGTTATTAAACTGTTAGCGGTAAAGCCCAAAACAATTGCAGCTGACGGTGCGTATCAACCTACGGTATCAATTCTTATTGCCGCTTTTAATGAAGAAAAAGAGATCGAGAGCACCATAAGAAATAAAATGGCGTTAGATTACCCTTCAGATAAACTTGAAATTATCGTGGTTTCAGATGAGTCAGAAGACAAAACCGACGAAATTGTAGAAAGTATTGCTGCAGAGTCTTCTATCTCAATAAAATTAGTGCGCCAAGTGCCCCGTAAAGGGAAAACTTCAGGGCTCAACCTGATAGTACCCAAAGCGACAGGCGATATTATTGTCTTTTCGGATGCTAACTCACTTTACGCACCGAATGCGCTCATAGAGCTTGTCAAAAATTTTGCAGATATGCAGGTAGGCTATGTCACCGGTAAAATGGTTTACACCACCGAAGATGGGTCACTGGTAGGGGATGGCTGTAGCAGTTATATGAAGTACGAAAACTGGCTACGAGAACAAGAAACTCAAGTAGGTTCAATAGTAGGTGTTGATGGCGGCATTGACGCCATGCGCCGAGTATTATACGAAAAGCTGAACGCAGATCAGCTGCCCGACTTTGTACAGCCACTAAAAGTAGCCGAAAAAGGTTATCGTGTTGTTTATGAGCCAAATGCGCTTCTAAAAGAAGAAGCCCTAGATGACCCAGATCGTGAGTATAGCATGCGGGTGCGAGTATCTCTCCGAGCACTATGGGCGTTACATGATATGCGGCAGCTCCTGAACCCGTTTAAACATGGGGTGTTCTCGTTTCAGTTAATCTCTCATAAATTACTACGTTATCTGGCTTTCATCCCGCTAATTTGGGTGTTTTTGGCCAACCTATACATCCTCGATGAAGGGGGCATCTATATACTCGCCATCATTGGTCAACTCTCATTTTACGGGTTGGCCTATAAAGGCAAGCAACACACCAAAGATGATGACGCGCCTGTCTACTACACACTCCCTTATTACTTCACTCTTTTAAACGTTGCATGCCTTCATGCCACTTGGCGATATATCAAAGGTGAAAAGCAAGTGATTTGGAAGCCAAGGGCAGGGTAG
- a CDS encoding glycosyltransferase, whose translation MGKVYYLIDHFKDPYAGTEGQLYALIKALVEQKKRIEVGVFRNSDYIKSGDFPCSVKVLGITKMFSPVAFFKLFQLGFYLRKNNFKLVHIFFNDASVIAPIVLKLFGIKVIISRRDMGFWYTDTLKKILKFNANFVDGCICNSEAVKQVTVDSEGYALSQVHVVYNGLPPHKLAKVDKLQQTDDSKTIGIVANIRPVKRIQDLVSAFAIVKKTVQQAKLVIVGDGDNTSLLHQATALGVADAIEFTGAQKNVAQYIAQFDVATLTSESEGLSNAIIEYMVYSKPVVCSRVGGNPELVEHGTNGLLYDVTNVEQLAEHLIKLLQDSALSEEYGRNGREKVEKEFSIQQMVTNTLSIYSKYGYSVGQNQ comes from the coding sequence ATGGGAAAAGTTTACTATCTAATAGACCATTTTAAAGACCCTTACGCTGGTACAGAAGGCCAGCTATACGCATTAATTAAGGCGTTAGTAGAACAGAAGAAACGGATTGAAGTAGGCGTATTTCGGAATAGTGATTATATTAAAAGCGGCGATTTTCCATGCTCTGTAAAAGTGCTAGGCATTACCAAAATGTTTAGCCCAGTCGCGTTTTTTAAACTGTTTCAACTGGGCTTTTATTTAAGAAAAAATAACTTCAAATTGGTTCATATCTTTTTTAATGATGCCTCTGTTATTGCGCCCATAGTGCTAAAGCTTTTTGGCATCAAGGTGATTATTTCACGGCGTGATATGGGGTTTTGGTACACCGACACACTCAAAAAGATATTAAAATTCAATGCAAATTTTGTGGATGGCTGCATTTGTAATAGCGAAGCGGTTAAACAGGTCACGGTTGATTCAGAAGGCTATGCGTTAAGCCAGGTGCATGTTGTTTATAATGGTCTTCCGCCACACAAGCTTGCAAAAGTAGACAAGTTACAGCAAACCGACGACAGTAAAACCATAGGCATAGTTGCCAACATCCGCCCTGTAAAACGCATACAAGATTTAGTAAGTGCCTTCGCTATTGTTAAAAAAACGGTTCAACAAGCAAAGCTCGTGATTGTAGGAGATGGCGATAATACCTCTTTACTACACCAAGCCACAGCGCTTGGAGTAGCAGACGCAATTGAGTTTACAGGTGCTCAAAAAAACGTTGCGCAGTATATAGCGCAGTTTGATGTGGCCACTTTGACTTCTGAATCCGAAGGGCTTTCAAATGCAATTATCGAGTATATGGTGTATAGCAAGCCGGTTGTTTGTAGCCGAGTAGGGGGTAATCCCGAGTTAGTAGAACACGGCACAAATGGACTGCTTTATGATGTCACTAATGTGGAACAGTTAGCAGAGCACCTGATCAAACTGTTGCAAGACTCTGCCTTGAGTGAAGAATACGGCCGAAACGGGCGAGAAAAAGTAGAAAAGGAATTTTCAATACAGCAAATGGTCACTAACACGCTGTCAATTTATTCAAAATACGGTTATTCGGTTGGTCAGAATCAATGA